From the Haloarcula sp. H-GB4 genome, one window contains:
- the nth gene encoding endonuclease III: MSMTEEWDAASVRDLHDDLVSLHGPVERTSDHGADASADPGEGVRQLVTTILSQNVADENTRRASEALFTAYGDFAAIEAADHDELADTIRVAGLPDQKAARIQRALAAIREETGGAYSLAFLDAMPTDEAKGWLTDIKGVGPKTASVVLNFHFGKPTMAVDTHVERVSKRFGLVTESATNKRAHDELGALIPDELTYPLHVLLITHGREFCSARNPDCANPVCERYCSCEEC, encoded by the coding sequence ATGTCGATGACTGAGGAGTGGGACGCCGCCAGTGTTCGTGACCTGCACGACGACCTCGTCTCGCTGCACGGCCCGGTCGAACGCACAAGCGACCACGGCGCCGACGCCAGCGCCGACCCTGGCGAGGGAGTTCGACAGCTGGTGACGACGATTCTCTCACAGAACGTAGCTGACGAGAACACACGCCGCGCTTCCGAGGCACTGTTCACGGCATACGGCGACTTCGCGGCTATTGAAGCCGCAGACCACGACGAACTGGCCGACACTATCCGCGTCGCCGGGCTCCCTGACCAGAAGGCCGCCCGCATTCAGCGGGCGCTTGCGGCCATCCGCGAGGAAACCGGTGGGGCCTACTCGCTTGCCTTCCTCGACGCCATGCCTACCGACGAGGCGAAAGGCTGGCTCACCGACATCAAGGGCGTCGGCCCAAAGACCGCCAGCGTCGTCCTGAACTTCCACTTCGGGAAGCCGACAATGGCTGTCGACACCCACGTCGAGCGGGTCTCCAAGCGGTTTGGGCTGGTGACCGAGTCGGCAACCAACAAGCGCGCCCACGACGAGCTAGGCGCACTCATTCCCGACGAGCTGACCTACCCGCTGCACGTCCTGCTGATTACCCACGGCCGGGAGTTCTGCTCAGCACGTAATCCCGACTGTGCTAACCCCGTCTGCGAGCGCTACTGCAGTTGCGAAGAGTGTTAG